The following coding sequences lie in one Arachis ipaensis cultivar K30076 chromosome B03, Araip1.1, whole genome shotgun sequence genomic window:
- the LOC107632974 gene encoding uncharacterized protein LOC107632974: MDLILMLRLVEKVVVHGGDFCQILPMIPYGSREDIVHACINSSYLWHSCHVLQLTKNMRLCGGPPNLCNLELQKFANWLLQLGDGLLGDIIDGESVVRIPDNLLLVNESPALQDLVLFVYPDILLNISNVDYFKDKSILAPTLDVVTDVNNHVMLLLPGNEKVYLSSDSILNEDGHLESELYTMSRETLNALNCSGQTLSTVGVYLPRPVFTHGQLYVALSRVNNASGLKVLIVDTNGRVSNHTVNVVYREVFVNLLSAISSY, encoded by the exons ATGGATCTGATCCTGATGCTCCGTTTGGTGGAAAAAGTTGTTGTTCATGGAGGTGATTTTTGTCAGATATTGCCTATGATTCCATATGGTTCTCGAGAGGATATTGTTCATGCATGTATTAATTCTTCGTACTTGTGGCACTCTTGCCATGTGTTGCAATTAACCAAAAACATGAGGCTGTGTGGAGGCCCTCCAAATCTTTGCAATCTAGAGTTACAGAAATTTGCTAACTGGCTGCTCCAGTTAGGTGATGGGTTATTAGGAGACATCATAGATGGCGAATCAGTTGTGAGGATACCAGACAATTTGCTATTGGTTAATGAGTCACCAGCACTTCAAGATCTGGTGTTGTTCGTTTATCCTGATATATTGCTTAATATTTCTAATGTTGACTATTTTAAGGACAAGAGTATCTTGGCACCCACACTTGATGTTGTAACGGATGTTAACAATCATGTCATGTTATTACTCCCTGGTAATGAAAAGGTTTATTTGAGTTCTGACTCAATATTAAATGAAGATGGTCACTTAGAATCTGAATTATACACAATGAGCAGGGAGACGTTGAATGCACTGAACTGTTCTG GACAGACACTATCGACTGTTGGCGTATATCTTCCAAGGCCTGTTTTCACACATGGTCAGCTGTATGTTGCGCTCTCTAGAGTAAACAATGCCTCGGGTCTCAAGGTCTTGATCGTTGATACTAATGGTAGAGTCTCAAATCATACTGTTAATGTTGTTTACCGAGAAGTCTTTGTCAACTTGCTTTCTGCCATCAGTAGTTACTAA
- the LOC107632977 gene encoding uncharacterized protein LOC107632977, with protein sequence MCCQIFTKLNDRPDIICKVFKIKLDELLKDLKNESIFGKPKAIVYTVEFQKCGLPHCHILLFIQQSEKTRSSHDIEQHISAEIPDEQMQPKLYKLVQKFMVHDPCGVLNVSNPCMVNEKCSKFYPMAFCERTLIDNAGFPKYKRPDNGHTMNKKNVDVDNRYIVPYNAALLLKYSCHINVEYTCQTSTIKYLFKLFGFEIQFKEPNIICLPFHLPNEQNVLYEDHQLLENVIESATAKDSMFMGWMKANKEFEVACNLTFAELPSYFVWDKQGHLWRPWKQGHTFANILSVDGVAFYTYKEACYALGLLQDDKEFIDAINEASSWVSPFYIRRLFAMLLMSNNIVCPDVVWQQCWKHCADDVLYDKR encoded by the exons ATGTGTTGCCAGATATTCACTAAGCTAAATGACAGGCCAGACATCATTTGTAAAGTGTTTAAAATCAAGCTGGACGAATTACTTAAAGACTTAAAGAATGAATCTATATTTGGAAAGCCAAAAGCAA TTGTTTATACAGTTGAATTTCAAAAGTGTGGCCTTCCCCACTGTCACATATTGTTATTTATTCAACAAAGTGAAAAAACAAGATCCTCCCATGATATTGAGCAGCATATCTCGGCAGAGATACCTGATGAACAAATGCAACCTAAGCTCTACAAATTAGTCCAGAAGTTCATGGTTCATGATCCATGTGGGGTGTTAAATGTCAGCAACCCATGCATGGTCAACGAAAAGTGTTCCAAGTTTTATCCCATGGCCTTCTGTGAGAGAACACTAATAGACAACGCAGGTTTTCCAAAGTACAAACGTCCGGATAATGGTCATACGATGAATAAGAAAAATGTTGACGTTGACAATCGATACATTGTTCCATATAATGCGGCGTTGCTTCTCAAGTACAGTTGTCACATTAATGTGGAGTACACTTGCCAGACGTCTACTATTAAGTATTTGTTCAA ACTGTTCGGTTTTGAGATTCAATTTAAAGAGCCTAACATCATTTGCCTTCCATTTCATCTGCCGAATGAACAAAATGTGTTATACGAAGATCATCAACTTCTTGAAAATGTAATCGAGAGTGCGACTGCAAAAGATAGTATGTTTATGGGGTGGATGAAGGCTAACAAGGAATTTGAAGTTGCCTGTAACCTGACTTTTGCGGAGCTACCGTCGTATTTTGTGTGGGATAAGCAGGGCCATCTATGGAGGCCTTGGAAGCAAGGTCAT ACGTTTGCTAATATTTTGTCTGTTGATGGAGTTGCCTTCTACACATACAAAGAAGCCTGTTATGCTCTCGGGCTTTTGCAAGACGATAAAGAATTTATTGATGCAATTAATGAAGCAAGTTCTTGGGTGTCACCGTTTTATATCAGGAGGTTGTTTGCAATGCTTTTGATGTCAAATAACATTGTTTGCCCCGATGTCGTGTGGCAACAATGTTGGAAGCATTGTGCAGATGACGTGCTCTATGACAAAAGATAG
- the LOC110269655 gene encoding xyloglucan endotransglucosylase/hydrolase 1-like → MGYYSLWSVCCVILAWFVSVGICGTPRSPMAVPFGRNYVPTWAYDHIKYLNSGYDAQLLLDKYTGTGFNPKVRTCLVTSAWI, encoded by the exons atggGTTATTATTCTTTGTGGAGTGTTTGTTGTGTGATATTGGCATGGTTTGTCTCAGTTGGAATATGCGGCACACCAAGGAGTCCCATGGCAGTTCCATTTGGAAGAAACTATGTTCCAACTTGGGCTTATGATCACATCAAATATTTGAATTCTGGTTATGATGCTCAGCTTCTTCTTGACAAGTATACTG GTACTGGGTTCAATCCAAAGGTTCGTACTTGTTTGGTCACTTCAGCATGGATATAA